Proteins co-encoded in one Chrysemys picta bellii isolate R12L10 chromosome 13, ASM1138683v2, whole genome shotgun sequence genomic window:
- the LOC101942817 gene encoding olfactory receptor 6C75-like: protein MKNQTTVVEFIILGLSNSRRLNTVLFVVLLVIFLFTITGNIIVVSLSLVDHRLQSPMYFFLRNFSFLEICFSLVIMPRFLYSLLTERKSISLPGCFLQLLLFFLLGTCIFFHVAMMSFDRYMAICHPLHYGTIMNGRVCFQLVLGCWVMSFLLIFPPTFMVVLLPFCGPNVINHFYCDTAALLQLSCRDTGHIEVMILFSATVILLGTLTVTIISYGCIISTIMRIPSTTGRKKAFSTCSAHLLVVVILYSSSIFRYIRPGQRGARDFDKVVSFLYSVVAQLFNPYIYALRNEQVKQALKDVCGRAFSKCVRLS from the coding sequence ATGAAGAACCAGACCACCGTGGTGGAATTCATCATCTTGGGCCTGTCCAACAGCCGTCGTTTAAACACCGTCCTGTTTGTGGTTCTATTAGTTATCTTCCTGTTTACCATAACGGGTAACATCATTGTTGTCAGCCTCTCCCTGGTGGACCATCGCCTCCAgtcccccatgtatttcttcctcaggAACTTCTCTTTTTTGGAAATCTGCTTCAGCTTAGTCATCATGCCCAGGTTCCTCTACAGCCTCCTGACAGAGAGAAAATCTATTTCCCTCCCTGGTTGTTTTCttcagttgttgttgttcttCCTCCTGGGCACCTGTATATTTTTCCATGTGGCTATGATGTCCTTTGACCGCTACATGGCTATTTGCCATCCCTTGCATTATGGCACCATCATGAATGGTAGGGTCTGCTTCCAGTTAGTGCTGGGCTGCTGGGTGATGAGTTTTCTCTTAATATTTCCCCCAACATTTATGGTTGTGCTGTTACCGTTCTGTGGCCCCAATGTCATAAACCACTTCTACTGCGATACAGCCGCATTGCTCCAACTCTCTTGCAGGGACACGGGACACATTGAGGTAATGATCTTGTTTTCAGCAACAGTCATCTTACTTGGTACTTTAACAGTCACTATCATTTCCTATGGCTGTATCATCTCCACTATTATGCGAATCCCATCCACCACAGGAAGGAAAaaagccttttccacctgctccgcTCACCTGCTGGTGGTTGTGATATTGTACAGTAGCTCCATCTTCAGGTACATCCGACCAGGTCAGCGGGGAGCGAGGGACTTTGACAAAGTTGTGTCCTTTCTGTACTCTGTGGTGGCTCAACTCTTCAACCCCTACATCTACGCTCTCCGCAACGAACAAGTCAAACAAGCTCTGAAGGACGTCTGTGGCAGAGCATTTTCTAAATGTGTGAGGCTCTCATGA
- the LOC101942536 gene encoding olfactory receptor 6E1-like has protein sequence MKNQTMVVEFIIVGLSSNHHVNIILFMVLSVVFFLTVTGNIAVVTLSLVDHRLQSPMYFFLRNFSLLEICFSLVIMPRFLYSLLTERKSISLPGCFLQLLLFFVLGSCIFFHVGMMSFDRYVAICHPLRYGTIMNGRVCFQLVLGCWVMSLLIMFPPAIMAVLVPFCGPNVINHFYCDTAALLQLSCIDTGHIEVMLLLSTSLLILGNFTVTIISYGCIICTIMRIPSTTGRKKAFSTCSAHLLVVVILYSSSIFRYVRRSQRGAQEFDKFVAFFFSVVAQLFNPYIYALRNKQVKQALKDICVRAFSK, from the coding sequence ATGAAGAACCAGACCATGGTGGTGGAATTCATCATCGTGGGACTGTCCAGCAACCACCATGTCAACATCATCCTGTTCATGGTTCTATCAGTTGTCTTCTTCTTGACTGTGACGGGGAACATTGCTGTTGTCACCCTCTCCTTGGTGGACCATCGCCTCCAgtcccccatgtatttcttcctcaggAACTTCTCCCTCTTGGAAATCTGCTTCAGCTTAGTCATCATGCCCAGGTTCCTCTACAGCCTCCTGACAGAGAGAAAATCTATTTCCCTCCCTGGTTGTTTTCTTCAGTTGTTGTTATTCTTTGTCCTGGGATCCTGTATATTTTTCCATGTGGGTATGATGTCCTTTGACCGCTACGTGGCTATCTGCCATCCCTTGCGTTACGGCACCATCATGAATGGCAGGGTCTGCTTCCAGTTAGTGCTGGGCTGCTGGGTGATGAGTTTACTTATAATGTTTCCCCCAGCCATTATGGCCGTCCTGGTGCCATTCTGTGGCCCCAATGTCATAAACCACTTTTACTGTGATACAGCCGCATTGCTCCAACTCTCCTGCATAGACACGGGACACATTGAGGTAATGCTTTTGCTTTCAACTTCACTTCTCATACTTGGaaatttcacagtcactatcattTCCTATGGCTGTATCATCTGTACTATCATGCGCATCCCATCCACCACAGGAAggaaaaaggccttttccacctgctctgcTCACCTCCTGGTTGTTGTGATATTGTACAGTAGCTCCATCTTCAGGTATGTCCGAAGAAGTCAGCGGGGAGCACAAGAATTTGACAAATTTGTGGCCTTTTTCTTCTCTGTGGTGGCCCAACTCTTTAACCCCTACATCTATGCTCTCCGCAACAAACAAGTCAAACAGGCCCTGAAAGACATCTGCGTCAGAGCATTTTCTAAGTGA
- the LOC103307335 gene encoding olfactory receptor 6E1-like: MENQTAVTEFILLGFTDVRWLQILLFVLLLFTYILTIAGNILIISITLVDQRLHTPMYFFLRNFSLLEIGFTSASIPKVLFNLASGCQSISVAGCFSQCLFYLTAGTAEFCLLAAISFDRYVAICKPLSYTSIMNSHFCNWLVLGSWLIGFGYVLVPLVLLFRLPFCGPNIINHFFCDNFELLKLACTDTRLLGLLVFLFATGSISGTLAVTVFSYFKIISAVMRIPSLAGRQKAFATCASHITVVSMAYGSCIFLYLKPVGSSRLDFSKNVAVLNSILSPLLNPFIYSLRNKQVKEALREAVRWITVFSKNSKV; the protein is encoded by the coding sequence ATGGAGAACCAAACTGCAGTGACAGAGTTTATCCTTCTGGGCTTCACAGATGTTCGCTGGCTGCAGATCCTGCTCTTCGTTTTGTTACTTTTCACCTACATCTTGACCATAGCAGGAAATATTCTCATTATCTCCATCACTCTGGTGGACCAGCGCCTCCACACGCCCATGTATTTTTTCCTCAGGAACTTCTCGCTTTTGGAGATTGGCTTCACCTCAGCGTCCATCCCGAAAGTTTTGTTCAATTTGGCCTCGGGCTGCCAGTCCATATCTGTGGCCGGGTGTTTTTCACAATGTTTATTTTATCTCACTGCGGGCACTGCTGAGTTTTGCCTGCTGGCGGCCATATCCTTCGATAGATACGTGGCTATCTGCAAACCCCTGTCCTATACGTCCATCATGAACAGTCACTTCTGTAACTGGCTGGTGCTGGGCTCTTGGCTTATTGGTTTCGGGTATGTGCTCGTCCCACTTGTTCTATTGTTCCGGTTGCCATTCTGTGGCCCCAACATCAttaaccatttcttctgtgacaacTTTGAATTGCTTAAACTTGCCTGCACAGACACCCGACTCCTAGGACTCCTGGTTTTCCTCTTCGCCACAGGCAGCATATCGGGCACTTTAGCTGTCACTGTCTTCTCCTATTTTAAGATTATCTCCGCAGTGATGCGCAtcccctccctggctgggaggcagaaagCCTTTGCCACTTGTGCCTCTCACATCACCGTGGTCTCCATGGCTTACGGCAGCTGCATCTTCCTGTACTTGAAGCCAGTGGGGAGCAGCAGGCTGGACTTCAGCAAGAATGTGGCTGTTCTCAACAGCATTTTGTCCCCTCTGCTCAACCCcttcatctacagcctgaggaacaaacaGGTGAAAGAGGCCTTGAGGGAGGCTGTCAGGTGGATCACGGTATTTTCTAAGAACTCCAAAGTTTGA
- the LOC135975454 gene encoding collagen alpha-1(I) chain-like: MVVPGWERALRLVLGALGLALSVSALHVESSRERDPWAAGGAEWQATDRAAGGAEWQAAAERPAEQSGKRPAERPAEQSGKRLAGRPAERSGKRPAERPAEQSGKRLAERPAERSGKRLAERPAEQSGKRPAERPAEQSGKRLTGRPAEQSGKRLAERPAEQSGKRPGREAGGAEWQAAGREAGGAEWQATGRAAGGAEWQATGRAAGGAEWQATGREAGGAEWQATGREAGGAEWQATDREAGGAEWQATGREAGGAEWQATGRAAGGAEWQATDRAAGGAEWQAAAERPAEQSGKRPAERPAEQSGKRLAERPAEQSGKRPAERPAEQSGKRLAERPAERSGKRLAERPAERSGKRPAERPAEQSGKRLTGRPAEQSGKRLAERPAEQSGKRPAGRPAERSGKRPAGRPAEQSGKRPAGRPAERSGKRPAGRPAEQSGKRLAGRPAEQSGKRLAGRPAEQSGKRPGGRRSGVASGGREAGGAEWQATGREAGGAEWQATGRAAGGAECKRLAERPAEQSGKRPAERPAEQSGKRLTGRPAEQSGKRLAERPAEQSGKRPAGRPAERSGKRPAGRPAEQSGKRLAGRPAERSGKRPAGRPAEQSDKRQAERLAEQSGKRLTERPAEQSGKRLAGWPVERSGKRSAERPVERSGKRPAGRPAERRSKGPAGRPAEQSGKRPAERPAEQSGKRPAERPAEQSGKRLAERPVERSGKRSAERPVERSGKRPAERPAERRAKGPAGRPAERSGKRPAGRPAEQSGKRLAGRPAERSGKRPAGRPAEQSDKRLAERLAEQSGKRLTERPAEQSGKRLAGRPVERSGKRPAERPAERSGKRLAGRPAERSGKRLAERPAAQSGKRPAERPVERSGKRSAERPVERSGKRPAERPAERSGQRLAGRLMPE; encoded by the exons GGCGGCcggcggagcagagtggcaagcgACTGACAGGGCGGCCGGCGGAGCGGAGTGGCAAGCGGCGGCAGAGAGGCcggcggagcagagtggcaagcgaccggcagagaggccggcggagcagagtggcaagcgACTGGCAGGGCGGCCGGCGGAGCGGAGTGGCAAGCGGCCGGCAGAGAGGCcggcggagcagagtggcaagcgACTGGCAGAGAGGCCGGCGGAGCGGAGTGGCAAGCGACTGGCAGAGAGGCcggcggagcagagtggcaagcgaccggcagagaggccggcggagcagagtggcaagcgACTGACAGGGCGGCcggcggagcagagtggcaagcgactggcagagaggccggcggagcagagtggcaagcgGCCGGGAAGGGAGGCCGGCGGAGCGGAGTGGCAAGCGGccggcagggaggccggcggagcagagtggcaagcgACTGGCAGGGCGGCCGGCGGAGCGGAGTGGCAAGCGACTGGCAGGGCGGCcggcggagcagagtggcaagcgactggcagggaggccggcggagcagagtggcaagcgaccggcagagaggccggcggagcagagtggcaagcgACTGACAGAGAGGCcggcggagcagagtggcaagcgaccggcagagaggccggcggagcagagtggcaagcgACTGGCAGGGCGGCcggcggagcagagtggcaagcgACTGACAGGGCGGCCGGCGGAGCGGAGTGGCAAGCGGCGGCAGAGAGGCcggcggagcagagtggcaagcgaccggcagagaggccggcggagcagagtggcaagcgactggcagagaggccggcggagcagagtggcaagcggccggcagagaggccggcggagcagagtggcaagcgACTGGCAGAGAGGCCGGCGGAGCGGAGTGGCAAGCGACTGGCAGAGAGGCCGGCGGAGCGGAGTGGCAAGCGGCCGGCAGAGAGGCcggcggagcagagtggcaagcgACTGACAGGGCGGCcggcggagcagagtggcaagcgactggcagagaggccggcggagcagagtggcaagcggccggcagggaggccggcggagcGGAGTGGCAAGCGGccggcagggaggccggcggagcagagtggcaagcggccggcagggaggccggcggagcGGAGTGGCAAGCGGccggcagggaggccggcggagcagagtggcaagcgACTGGCAGGGCGGCcggcggagcagagtggcaagcgactggcagggaggccggcggagcagagtggcaagcggccg GGCGGCCGGCGGAGCGGAGTGGCAAGCGGCGGCAGAGAGGCcggcggagcagagtggcaagcgaccggcagagaggccggcggagcagagtggcaagcgACTGGCAGGGCGGCCGGCGGAGCGGAGTGCAAGCGACTGGCAGAGAGGCcggcggagcagagtggcaagcgaccggcagagaggccggcggagcagagtggcaagcgACTGACAGGGCGGCcggcggagcagagtggcaagcgactggcagagaggccggcggagcagagtggcaagcggccggcagggaggccggcggagcGGAGTGGCAAGCGGccggcagggaggccggcggagcagagtggcaagcgACTGGCAGGGCGGCCGGCGGAGCGGAGTGGCAAGCGGccggcagggaggccggcggagcAGAGTGACAAGCGACAGGCAGAGAGGCTggcggagcagagtggcaagcgACTGACAGAGAGGCcggcggagcagagtggcaagcgACTGGCAGGGTGGCCGGTGGAGCGAAGTGGCAAGCGGTCGGCAGAGAGGCCGGTGGAGCGAAGTGGCAAGCGGccggcagggaggccggcggagcGGAGGTCCAAGGGGCCGGCAGGGAGGCCAgcggagcagagtggcaagcggccggcagagaggccggcggagcagagtggcaagcggccggcagagaggccggcggagcagagtggcaagcgACTGGCAGAGAGGCCGGTGGAGCGAAGTGGCAAGCGGTCGGCAGAGAGGCCGGTGGAGCGAAGTGGCAAGCGGCCGGCAGAGAGGCCGGCGGAGCGGAGGGCCAAGGGGccggcagggaggccggcggagcGGAGTGGCAAGCGGccggcagggaggccggcggagcagagtggcaagcgACTGGCAGGGCGGCCGGCGGAGCGGAGTGGCAAGCGGccggcagggaggccggcggagcAGAGTGACAAGCGACTGGCAGAGAGGCTggcggagcagagtggcaagcgACTGACAGAGAGGCcggcggagcagagtggcaagcgACTGGCAGGGCGGCCGGTGGAGCGAAGTGGCAAGCGGCCGGCAGAGAGGCCGGCGGAGCGGAGTGGCAAGCGActggcagggaggccggcggagcGGAGTGGCAAGCGACTGGCAGAGAGGCCGGCGGCGCAGAGTGGCAAGCGGCCGGCAGAGAGGCCGGTGGAGCGAAGTGGCAAGCGGTCGGCAGAGAGGCCGGTGGAGCGAAGTGGCAAGCGGCCGGCAGAGAGGCCGGCGGAGCGAAGTGGCCAGCGGCTGGCAGGGCGGCTGATGCCAGAGTGA